One stretch of Streptomyces sp. NBC_00443 DNA includes these proteins:
- a CDS encoding DUF5677 domain-containing protein produces the protein MHRLAEASLHLVDSGYGHEALILLRTMFETTISPHWLSQKGDAGALGVFAEGNRLNRAAAEDMQKGFNVPQDLIDSIKGAPVEKTDESEIFRKFQAQCDDIDPKRELYSVYRYLCGYAHPSATSASEFVEWTTEPPSLRAQPKESAAAVVEATLAMCLIWAGRAFDEMINGKPRKQFLRSVARELGLAPVLPPVN, from the coding sequence GTGCACCGTCTTGCAGAGGCATCCCTGCATCTCGTCGATAGCGGATACGGCCATGAGGCACTGATTCTGCTCCGCACCATGTTCGAGACCACCATCAGCCCGCACTGGCTCTCGCAGAAGGGTGACGCTGGTGCGCTTGGGGTGTTTGCCGAGGGAAACCGCTTGAACCGAGCTGCTGCTGAGGATATGCAGAAGGGGTTCAATGTGCCGCAGGATCTCATCGACTCGATCAAGGGTGCGCCGGTCGAGAAGACCGACGAGAGTGAGATCTTCCGTAAGTTCCAGGCCCAGTGCGACGACATCGATCCCAAGAGGGAGCTGTACTCCGTGTACCGCTATCTCTGCGGGTATGCACATCCGAGTGCAACCAGCGCATCTGAGTTCGTCGAGTGGACGACCGAACCGCCTAGCCTTCGGGCCCAGCCCAAGGAGAGTGCCGCCGCCGTGGTGGAGGCGACTCTCGCCATGTGTCTGATTTGGGCCGGACGAGCCTTCGACGAAATGATCAATGGGAAGCCGCGCAAGCAGTTCCTGCGCTCGGTCGCGAGGGAACTCGGGCTGGCTCCGGTCCTGCCTCCGGTGAACTAG
- a CDS encoding Yip1 family protein: MAGFRIGRGSRNNGSPQTRPQQPPYGQQAPQGQSYGYPPPPQQPYGGPGGGAGGWPQANGGGGYGGYGAGGQGGQGEPEYFGDGGAPDPYAANNPGHTQAFSVNEDPYNQGGTYRAGAAPAAPAGPRLHWKQLLRGIVLSPSQTFLQMRDYSMWGTALVVSFLYGLLAVFGFDGARNDAINATLSNAVPIVLTTAVAMVLSAFVLGVVTHTLARQLGGDGAWQPTVGLSMLIMSLTDAPRLVFAMFAGGDATFVQALGWATWIAAGALLTLMVSKSHDLPWPKALGASAIQLVALLSIVKLGTF, translated from the coding sequence GTGGCTGGATTCAGGATCGGACGCGGAAGCCGGAACAACGGCAGCCCGCAAACGCGCCCCCAACAACCTCCGTACGGGCAGCAGGCGCCCCAGGGACAGTCGTACGGCTATCCCCCGCCGCCGCAGCAGCCGTACGGCGGCCCGGGCGGCGGCGCAGGCGGCTGGCCGCAGGCGAACGGCGGTGGCGGCTACGGCGGTTACGGTGCGGGTGGCCAGGGCGGCCAGGGCGAGCCGGAGTACTTCGGCGACGGCGGCGCCCCGGACCCGTACGCGGCGAACAACCCGGGCCACACCCAGGCGTTCTCGGTCAACGAGGACCCGTACAACCAGGGCGGCACCTACCGTGCGGGCGCGGCCCCGGCCGCCCCGGCCGGCCCCCGCCTGCACTGGAAGCAGCTGCTGCGCGGCATCGTGCTGTCCCCCTCGCAGACGTTCCTGCAGATGCGGGACTACTCGATGTGGGGCACCGCCCTCGTCGTGAGCTTCCTCTACGGCCTGCTGGCCGTCTTCGGCTTCGACGGCGCGAGGAACGACGCGATCAACGCGACCCTCTCGAACGCCGTCCCCATCGTCCTGACGACCGCCGTCGCGATGGTCCTGTCGGCCTTCGTCCTGGGCGTGGTCACCCACACCCTGGCCCGCCAGCTCGGCGGCGACGGTGCCTGGCAGCCCACGGTGGGCCTCTCCATGCTGATCATGTCCCTCACGGACGCCCCCCGCCTGGTCTTCGCCATGTTCGCCGGCGGCGACGCAACCTTCGTCCAGGCCCTCGGCTGGGCCACCTGGATCGCAGCCGGCGCCCTCCTCACCCTGATGGTCTCCAAGTCCCACGACCTCCCCTGGCCGAAGGCCCTGGGCGCGAGCGCGATCCAGCTGGTCGCGCTGCTGTCGATCGTGAAGCTGGGCACGTTCTAG
- a CDS encoding DUF2637 domain-containing protein, producing MRALPDRLDAVLVQALIAAALSFAHLHDLASAAGRHGWKAWAYPVSVDLLLVAAWQRLRSGGARAAGWCWFLVALTASLGANVATAGLLDLDAVPAWLRILVAGWPAVAFLGGTLLAHDTAKPEEAQAAETPDDVQPPSAPELPAAEPESAPPAPPPVPPALVALARKVAHEHRDPTDRNEAAQVPVRPHRAWVVQRGAPSCRGIPASRR from the coding sequence GTGCGTGCCCTGCCTGACCGACTCGACGCCGTACTTGTCCAAGCGCTGATCGCTGCCGCGCTGTCATTCGCCCACCTGCACGACCTGGCCTCCGCTGCCGGGCGGCACGGATGGAAGGCCTGGGCCTATCCCGTCTCCGTCGACCTGCTGTTGGTGGCGGCGTGGCAGCGGCTTCGCTCCGGCGGGGCAAGAGCGGCCGGGTGGTGCTGGTTCCTCGTCGCGCTGACCGCCTCACTGGGCGCCAACGTCGCCACCGCCGGACTGCTCGACCTGGACGCCGTACCGGCCTGGCTGCGCATCCTCGTCGCCGGGTGGCCGGCTGTCGCCTTCCTCGGCGGAACGCTGCTCGCCCATGACACCGCGAAGCCCGAAGAGGCCCAGGCGGCAGAGACGCCGGACGACGTCCAGCCGCCCTCAGCTCCTGAACTGCCCGCCGCGGAACCGGAATCGGCTCCGCCCGCACCGCCCCCGGTCCCACCCGCGCTCGTCGCGCTTGCTCGCAAGGTCGCCCACGAACACCGCGACCCGACCGATCGAAACGAAGCAGCGCAAGTACCGGTCCGTCCTCATCGGGCATGGGTGGTGCAACGAGGTGCACCGTCTTGCAGAGGCATCCCTGCATCTCGTCGATAG
- a CDS encoding FG-GAP repeat domain-containing protein, with amino-acid sequence MLRHHRSRLTALALATATVAAALTATPLLTAAPAAAAPAKYADDFNGDGYRDLATAAPYTPVAGKTGAGAVVVNYGSANGISAARRTIITQDTAGIPGTAEKDDEFGQALASGDVNRDGYADLVIGSTGENAESGAVVIVWGAKSGLSGAQVVPDPAPADHNEYGMSLAVGDFSGDGKADVAVGSTGSDIWIHKGGFTKATGAASRYELATELYSTGSSIHGAQSLAAGDLNGDGTSDLVVSGTQTQTYADGTFVYLGSASGLTRQTFLRNGAYELAAVGDLNGDGYADVVTATYGDEGRTSLGGSVSAYLGSAAGVGTQPQTTITQDTPGVPGSDEEGDWFGNALSVADVTGDGRAEVAVGTLHETIGTAEIAGSVTVLRGSATGLTATGAQSFTQNTAGVPGTAEPADRFGASVRLADLTGDGKADLSVGADGENHPAGSLYNLRGAASGVTTSKAISFGPGSLGLPSGYLRLGQVMLR; translated from the coding sequence ATGCTCCGGCACCACCGCAGCCGACTCACCGCCCTGGCCCTGGCCACGGCCACTGTGGCCGCCGCGCTGACGGCCACCCCGTTGCTCACCGCCGCCCCGGCCGCGGCAGCACCCGCCAAGTACGCCGACGACTTCAACGGCGACGGCTACCGCGACCTCGCCACGGCCGCGCCGTACACCCCGGTCGCCGGCAAGACCGGCGCGGGCGCCGTCGTCGTGAACTACGGCTCCGCGAACGGCATCAGCGCCGCCCGCCGCACGATCATCACCCAGGACACGGCCGGCATCCCCGGCACCGCCGAGAAGGACGACGAGTTCGGCCAGGCCCTCGCTTCTGGCGACGTGAACCGGGACGGGTACGCCGACCTCGTCATCGGCAGCACGGGCGAGAACGCCGAGTCCGGCGCCGTCGTAATCGTCTGGGGCGCCAAGAGCGGCCTCTCCGGCGCCCAGGTCGTCCCCGACCCCGCCCCCGCGGACCACAACGAGTACGGCATGTCCCTCGCCGTCGGCGACTTCAGCGGCGACGGCAAGGCCGACGTGGCCGTCGGCAGCACCGGCAGCGACATCTGGATCCACAAGGGCGGCTTCACCAAGGCCACCGGCGCCGCGTCCCGCTACGAGCTCGCCACCGAGCTGTACAGCACCGGCTCCAGCATCCACGGCGCCCAGAGCCTGGCCGCCGGCGACCTGAACGGCGACGGCACCTCCGACCTGGTCGTCAGCGGCACCCAGACCCAGACGTACGCCGACGGCACCTTCGTCTACCTGGGCTCCGCCTCCGGCCTCACCCGCCAGACGTTCCTGAGGAACGGCGCCTACGAGCTGGCAGCCGTCGGCGACCTCAACGGCGACGGCTACGCGGACGTGGTCACGGCGACGTACGGAGACGAGGGCCGCACGAGCCTCGGCGGCTCCGTCAGCGCCTACCTCGGCAGCGCCGCCGGCGTCGGCACCCAGCCGCAGACCACGATCACCCAGGACACCCCCGGCGTCCCCGGCTCGGACGAGGAGGGCGACTGGTTCGGCAACGCCCTCTCTGTGGCCGACGTCACCGGCGACGGCAGGGCCGAGGTGGCCGTCGGCACGCTCCACGAGACCATCGGCACCGCCGAGATCGCCGGCAGCGTGACCGTCCTGCGCGGCTCGGCCACCGGCCTGACCGCGACCGGCGCCCAGTCCTTCACCCAGAACACCGCGGGCGTCCCCGGCACCGCCGAGCCCGCCGACCGGTTCGGCGCGTCCGTACGCCTGGCCGACCTCACCGGCGACGGCAAGGCCGACCTGTCCGTCGGCGCCGACGGCGAGAACCACCCCGCGGGCTCCCTCTACAACCTGCGCGGCGCCGCCTCGGGCGTGACCACCAGCAAGGCGATCAGCTTCGGCCCGGGTTCGCTGGGCCTGCCGTCCGGCTACCTGAGGCTGGGCCAGGTGATGCTGCGCTAG
- a CDS encoding FG-GAP repeat domain-containing protein produces the protein MTGTIATLCTLALPLTACGPTRHDEAEPARHTPVQIADAPAQLPIPHGKGSRTPADFNGDGHRDLVLNDLVKAQAHADDAGIGIVYGGERGLAPGARQLLSARRQAAPTEGQLPAAFDAEATCDLDGDGFTDLVVSTDPPYDGQGQPPVPLQILYGSPKGLTGKAVKLTIPARARVGKDWPDQPVCGDFDGDDAQDLAVHASGGQLSFLRGPFTRKGAPHAAGAPIEAPGNAPTGPAADVNDDGYDDLVVRTAEGAGPSSLVLGGPNGPIRTGAALPSGIDVALGTFGKRKAALDAAIGTLDGTSLRYDLPASTARGTVATPGSVLDAADFDGDGLSELLSSGTELRILRGRTAGLTAAGMVTVKPPARGTTRVVTAADFDGDGRADLVVRTYVGETKDTVAVYPGVKKGLVAAEPSVRFSSSEFLAR, from the coding sequence GTGACCGGCACGATCGCCACCCTCTGCACCCTCGCCCTCCCCCTCACCGCCTGCGGCCCCACCCGCCACGACGAAGCCGAGCCGGCCCGCCACACCCCCGTCCAGATAGCCGACGCCCCCGCCCAACTCCCCATCCCGCACGGCAAGGGCAGCAGAACGCCCGCCGACTTCAACGGCGACGGCCACCGCGACCTGGTGCTCAACGACCTGGTCAAGGCGCAGGCTCATGCCGACGACGCGGGCATCGGCATCGTCTACGGCGGCGAGCGCGGACTGGCCCCGGGCGCACGGCAGTTGCTCAGCGCCAGGCGCCAGGCCGCCCCGACCGAGGGACAACTCCCGGCCGCCTTCGACGCGGAGGCGACCTGCGACCTGGACGGCGACGGGTTCACGGACCTGGTCGTCTCCACCGACCCGCCCTATGACGGCCAGGGTCAGCCCCCGGTGCCGTTGCAGATCCTCTACGGCTCCCCGAAGGGCCTCACCGGCAAGGCGGTCAAGCTCACGATCCCGGCGCGCGCCCGCGTCGGCAAAGACTGGCCCGACCAGCCCGTGTGCGGCGACTTCGACGGCGACGACGCGCAGGACCTCGCCGTCCACGCGTCCGGCGGCCAACTGAGCTTTCTGCGGGGCCCGTTCACCCGCAAAGGCGCCCCGCATGCGGCGGGCGCCCCCATCGAGGCCCCCGGCAACGCCCCCACGGGCCCGGCGGCCGACGTGAACGACGACGGATACGACGATCTGGTGGTCCGTACGGCGGAGGGCGCCGGCCCATCGTCACTCGTCCTCGGCGGTCCGAACGGGCCGATCCGCACCGGCGCCGCCCTCCCCTCCGGCATCGACGTGGCCCTCGGCACCTTCGGCAAGCGCAAGGCCGCCCTCGACGCGGCGATCGGCACGTTGGACGGAACGTCCCTGCGCTACGACCTCCCCGCATCCACCGCCCGCGGCACCGTCGCCACCCCCGGCTCGGTACTCGACGCCGCCGACTTCGACGGCGACGGCCTGAGCGAACTCCTCTCCAGCGGCACCGAGTTGCGGATCCTCCGTGGCCGTACCGCAGGACTCACCGCGGCGGGCATGGTGACGGTGAAGCCGCCCGCCCGGGGCACCACACGCGTCGTGACGGCCGCCGACTTCGACGGGGACGGGCGGGCGGACCTGGTGGTGCGGACGTATGTGGGCGAGACGAAGGACACGGTGGCGGTGTATCCGGGCGTGAAGAAGGGGCTGGTGGCGGCGGAGCCGTCGGTGAGGTTCTCCAGCTCGGAGTTCCTGGCACGGTAG
- a CDS encoding phosphoribosyltransferase, giving the protein MSDEEQKRENLTYELFGTAVRELAQTIADDGYEPDIVLSIARGGVFVAGGLAYALDCKNLHLVNVEFYTGVGTTLEMPVMLAPVPNAIDFTDKKVLIADDVADTGKTLKLVHDFCVEHVAEVRSAVIYEKSHSLVKCEYVWKRTDEWINFPWSVEPPVVRRPGQVLDA; this is encoded by the coding sequence ATGAGCGACGAAGAGCAGAAACGCGAGAATCTGACGTACGAGCTGTTCGGCACCGCCGTCCGTGAGCTCGCGCAGACCATCGCCGACGACGGGTACGAGCCGGACATCGTGCTGAGCATCGCCCGCGGCGGGGTCTTTGTCGCCGGTGGGCTCGCCTACGCCCTCGACTGCAAGAACCTTCATCTGGTCAACGTCGAGTTCTATACGGGGGTCGGGACGACCCTCGAGATGCCCGTCATGCTCGCTCCCGTCCCCAACGCGATCGACTTCACCGACAAGAAGGTCCTGATCGCCGACGACGTCGCCGACACCGGCAAGACGCTGAAGCTCGTGCACGACTTCTGCGTCGAGCATGTCGCCGAGGTGCGGTCCGCGGTCATCTATGAGAAGTCCCACTCCCTCGTGAAGTGCGAGTACGTGTGGAAGCGCACCGATGAGTGGATCAACTTCCCGTGGAGCGTCGAACCCCCCGTCGTCCGGCGGCCCGGGCAGGTGCTCGACGCCTGA
- a CDS encoding FG-GAP and VCBS repeat-containing protein, giving the protein MHKNHLRLALATVTAAAVTGGLLTLATATSATAADSTHVSAADFNGDGRGDVVASAHGSYVSGRAGAGQVVVLYGTTTGVSSAKRTTISQNTAGSPGTAEAGDGFGAESAYADFNGDGYDDLAVSSPWEKVGTDTNGGGVAILWGSASGLTGKGVTVTDPAPSSHDYWGKDLAAGDFDGDGKADLAVGNSSSTIHVFKGGFNATGTPGGRYTIKPPIHTGTNDFPYGPLSLTAGDVNGDKRTDLIVDGYETQTDYGWNQNYFVPGTASGLSVASAEVLKPGIITAIGDINGDGYGDIVSGAGWDSTTTDGTPIPDASNGGKVNITYGAASGPAGTSGITQNSGNVPGTSEKGDGFGWELDLGDVNGDGYQDLVVASPNEDIAGVANTGQVTVLYGSASGIDTVSGVQGLAQSTVGVPGNDEKNDLFGADVKLDDVTGDGRADLVLGSYENEGNGGLTYLPSNGTKITTSGSRTVAPSSSGLSTTGTPQFGAVFAD; this is encoded by the coding sequence ATGCACAAGAACCACCTGAGACTCGCCCTCGCGACGGTCACCGCGGCCGCGGTGACGGGCGGCCTGCTCACGCTCGCGACGGCCACGTCGGCGACCGCCGCCGACTCCACGCACGTATCCGCCGCCGACTTCAACGGTGACGGCCGAGGCGACGTCGTGGCCTCCGCTCACGGCTCTTACGTCAGCGGCCGCGCGGGCGCCGGGCAGGTCGTCGTGCTCTACGGCACCACCACCGGCGTATCGTCCGCGAAGCGCACGACGATCAGCCAGAACACCGCCGGCTCCCCCGGCACCGCCGAGGCGGGCGACGGCTTCGGCGCCGAGTCCGCGTACGCCGACTTCAACGGCGACGGCTACGACGACCTCGCCGTCTCCTCCCCGTGGGAGAAGGTCGGCACCGACACCAACGGCGGCGGCGTCGCCATCCTGTGGGGCTCCGCGAGCGGCCTGACCGGCAAGGGCGTCACCGTCACGGACCCGGCCCCCTCCTCGCACGACTACTGGGGCAAGGACCTGGCCGCCGGCGACTTCGACGGCGACGGCAAGGCCGACCTGGCCGTCGGCAACTCGTCCAGCACCATCCACGTCTTCAAGGGCGGCTTCAACGCCACCGGCACCCCCGGCGGCCGCTACACCATCAAGCCGCCCATCCACACCGGCACCAACGACTTCCCCTACGGCCCGCTCAGCCTCACCGCCGGCGACGTCAACGGCGACAAGCGCACCGACCTCATCGTCGACGGGTACGAGACCCAGACCGACTACGGCTGGAACCAGAACTACTTCGTACCCGGCACCGCGAGCGGCCTGAGCGTCGCCTCCGCCGAGGTCCTCAAGCCCGGCATCATCACCGCCATCGGCGACATCAACGGCGACGGCTACGGCGACATCGTCAGCGGCGCCGGCTGGGACAGCACCACCACCGACGGCACCCCCATCCCGGACGCCTCCAACGGCGGCAAGGTCAACATCACCTACGGCGCCGCCTCCGGGCCCGCCGGCACCTCCGGCATCACGCAGAACTCCGGCAACGTCCCCGGCACCTCGGAGAAGGGCGACGGCTTCGGCTGGGAGCTGGACCTCGGTGACGTCAACGGCGACGGATACCAGGACCTCGTCGTCGCCTCCCCGAACGAGGACATCGCCGGCGTCGCCAACACCGGCCAGGTCACCGTCCTGTACGGCTCCGCGAGCGGCATCGACACCGTCTCCGGCGTCCAGGGCCTCGCCCAGAGCACCGTGGGCGTCCCCGGCAACGACGAGAAGAACGACCTGTTCGGCGCGGACGTCAAGCTCGACGACGTCACCGGCGACGGCAGGGCCGACCTCGTCCTCGGCTCGTACGAGAACGAGGGCAACGGCGGCCTGACCTACCTGCCCTCCAACGGCACGAAGATCACCACGTCCGGCTCGCGCACCGTCGCCCCGAGCAGCTCGGGCCTCTCGACGACCGGCACCCCGCAGTTCGGCGCGGTCTTCGCGGACTGA
- the dcd gene encoding dCTP deaminase: MLLSDKDIRAEIDAGRVRIDPYDQTMVQPSSIDVRLDRYFRVFENHRYPHIDPSIEQADLTRLVEPEGDEPFILHPGEFVLASTYEVISLPDDLASRLEGKSSLGRLGLVTHSTAGFIDPGFSGHVTLELSNLATLPIKLWPGMKIGQLCMFRLSSPAEFPYGSERYGSRYQGQRGPTASRSFQNFHRSQV; this comes from the coding sequence GTGCTTCTCTCAGACAAGGACATCCGGGCCGAGATCGACGCCGGGCGGGTACGGATCGATCCCTACGACCAGACCATGGTGCAGCCGTCCAGCATCGACGTACGGCTGGACCGGTACTTCCGGGTGTTCGAGAACCACCGGTACCCGCACATCGACCCCTCCATCGAGCAGGCGGATCTCACGCGGCTCGTGGAGCCGGAGGGGGATGAGCCGTTCATCCTGCATCCCGGGGAGTTCGTGCTGGCCTCGACGTACGAGGTCATCTCGCTGCCCGATGATCTTGCATCGCGGCTCGAGGGGAAGAGCTCGCTCGGGCGGCTCGGGCTCGTCACCCACTCCACCGCCGGGTTCATCGACCCGGGGTTCAGCGGCCACGTCACCCTTGAGCTGTCCAACCTCGCCACGCTCCCCATCAAGCTCTGGCCGGGCATGAAGATCGGGCAGCTGTGCATGTTCCGGCTCAGCTCGCCCGCCGAGTTCCCGTACGGGAGCGAGCGGTACGGGTCCCGGTACCAGGGGCAGCGCGGTCCGACCGCCTCCCGGTCCTTCCAGAACTTCCATCGGTCCCAGGTGTGA
- a CDS encoding FG-GAP repeat protein — translation MRKRPLLLAATLTTGLLTALPAATASAAPAGLAGDFNGDGYRDVAVSAVCTDVGSASCAGAVVVLYGSSSGVSATKKAVITQNSPGVPGTAESGDLFGSSLASGDLDRDGYSDLVVGSSGESIGDRDGVGSGTVLWGSKSGLSGGKGLPQPSTIAEWGGFSRGIATGDFDGDGDTDVTLTGQNHTRLYLGPFTRTGGPLSHHGVGELGTTFEVTAGDMNGDGAAERVYPFSVDGDSGGQILYYRHTATGYKLSELVNADGFAGSVADINGDGYGDLVLGDSSDPNTDKPRGHKGGQITVWYGGPNGPAPAQQPTVVHQDSTGVPGSGETDDAFGSALSAGDINGDGFADVVVGAWGEDIGSAKEAGSVTVLFGSASGLTTKGAKSYTQNTAGVPGDAEAWDRFGSALDLTDVTKDGKADLTIGVDGENGTGGVWTLRGTSTGLTTSGAKGLTVAGIALKAGNNLGSVIAQ, via the coding sequence TTGCGCAAGCGCCCCCTTCTCCTCGCCGCCACCCTCACCACGGGCCTGCTCACCGCGCTGCCCGCCGCCACCGCATCCGCCGCCCCCGCGGGCCTGGCCGGTGACTTCAACGGCGACGGCTACCGCGACGTGGCCGTCAGCGCCGTGTGCACCGATGTCGGCTCCGCGTCGTGCGCCGGTGCCGTCGTCGTGCTGTACGGCTCGTCGTCGGGCGTCTCGGCGACCAAGAAGGCCGTCATCACCCAGAACTCCCCCGGCGTGCCCGGCACCGCCGAGTCGGGCGACCTGTTCGGGTCCTCCCTCGCCTCCGGTGACCTGGACCGCGACGGCTACTCCGACCTCGTCGTCGGCTCCTCCGGCGAGAGCATCGGCGACCGGGACGGCGTCGGCTCCGGCACCGTGCTGTGGGGCTCCAAGTCCGGTCTGTCGGGCGGCAAGGGGCTGCCCCAGCCGTCCACGATCGCCGAGTGGGGCGGCTTCTCGCGTGGCATCGCCACCGGGGACTTCGACGGCGACGGCGACACGGACGTGACGCTCACCGGCCAGAACCACACCCGCCTCTACCTGGGCCCGTTCACCCGCACCGGCGGTCCGCTGAGCCACCACGGCGTCGGCGAGCTCGGCACGACGTTCGAGGTGACCGCCGGCGACATGAACGGCGACGGCGCGGCCGAGCGCGTCTACCCGTTTAGCGTGGACGGCGACTCCGGCGGTCAGATCCTCTACTACCGCCACACCGCCACCGGGTACAAGCTGTCCGAGCTGGTGAATGCCGACGGCTTCGCGGGCTCCGTCGCCGACATCAACGGCGACGGCTACGGGGACCTCGTCCTCGGCGACTCCTCGGACCCCAACACCGACAAGCCCCGCGGCCACAAGGGCGGCCAGATCACCGTCTGGTACGGCGGTCCGAACGGCCCCGCCCCCGCGCAGCAGCCGACCGTCGTCCACCAGGACTCCACCGGCGTGCCCGGCTCGGGCGAGACCGACGACGCGTTCGGCTCGGCCCTGAGCGCCGGCGACATCAACGGCGACGGGTTCGCGGACGTCGTGGTCGGCGCCTGGGGCGAGGACATCGGCTCGGCGAAGGAAGCCGGCTCGGTGACCGTCCTGTTCGGCTCGGCCTCCGGTCTGACCACCAAGGGCGCGAAGTCCTACACCCAGAACACGGCCGGCGTCCCCGGCGACGCCGAGGCCTGGGACCGCTTCGGCTCCGCCCTCGACCTGACCGACGTGACCAAGGACGGCAAGGCCGACCTCACGATCGGCGTGGACGGCGAGAACGGCACCGGCGGCGTCTGGACCCTGCGCGGCACGTCCACCGGCCTGACCACCTCGGGCGCCAAGGGCCTGACCGTCGCCGGCATCGCCCTCAAGGCCGGCAACAACCTCGGTTCGGTGATCGCCCAGTGA